The proteins below come from a single Thunnus thynnus chromosome 10, fThuThy2.1, whole genome shotgun sequence genomic window:
- the lipeb gene encoding hormone-sensitive lipase isoform X1 — protein sequence MASNKKSGGNSRFEKGVNGRRSSKHKEGPVVMDTKAVFAALYSVCEENATFFSGGAKGSQGDAAKRLVDTMNLIQEHARSLEPVISGFAAVYHHFDFDPHIPANGYRSLVKVVRCCLLHIIHKGRYITANRRSIFFRVAHNAGEMEAYCNALCQLRALLYLAQRMLHDNSHGNLFFQDESGLSESFVREYSSMHKGCFYGRCLGFQFTPAIRPCLQTIAIGLVAFGENYRRHQSGIVEAAGIAPYGVAASSFFTSGKYAIDPELRGAEFERITQNLDVHFWKTFWNITETEVLSSLASMTSTQVKVNRALSVPPVPFDLPLAANHRASVTVAPPSAHIGTAPVQMRLISYDLREGQDSETLLSLSRSEGGAISLSLGLKTKRLPSSPCLLIHFHGGGFVAQTSKSHEPYLKSWSQDLGVPILSVDYSLAPEAPFPRALEECFYAYCWALRNHHLLGWTGEKVCLAGDSAGGNLCVTTSMRAAAFGVRMPDGIVAAYPATLLTAYASPSRLLTLMDPLLPLSVLSRCLSAYAGNEPQAEKQVEKVSTLSLVRRDTALLLRDFRQGATNWIHSLLDPNRASASPSTDAEAAPGATDTVRKSISEASISSPHADPPVPSESSEFLTRKLSVKSQTCQDLGSHNSTSHSAPLLSERTPEDVNFFLSKDADSSISSDLSSVAIPPPAGEEGSEGREFPLGFEPLRSEQLAEMRVESSPVVKDPFCSPLLAPDSMLKGLPPVHIVACALDPMLDDSVMFAKRLRNIDQPVTLCIVDDLPHGFLSLSQLSRETREAANVCVERIRAVFTQKETPPEPRKHRKLERTDRGVSVSSGEAGSLFVGPIEGGELAVGRGAKMADGEDLVAVAAQNNSDAGGIGA from the exons TGATGGACACCAAGGCTGTGTTTGCGGCCCTTTACAGCGTGTGCGAAGAGAATGCCACATTCTTCTCAGGAGGGGCCAAGGGATCGCAAGGTGATGCGGCGAAGCGGCTGGTGGACACCATGAATCTCATCCAGGAGCACGCTCGCAGCCTGGAGCCTGTTATCTCCGGATTTGCTGCGGTCTACCATCATTTTGACTTTGATCCGCACATACCTGCTAATGGTTATCGCTCATTGGTCAAG GTGGTGCGTTGCTGCCTTCTCCACATCATCCACAAAGGGCGCTACATCACCGCCAACCGACGCAGCATCTTCTTCCGAGTAGCTCACAACGCGGGAGAGATGGAGGCCTACTGCAACGCCCTGTGCCAGCTGCGCGCCCTGCTCTACCTGGCCCAGCGCATGCTACATGACAACAGCCATGGCAACCTCTTCTTCCAGGATGAAAGTGGCCTCAGCGAGAGCTTCGTCCGCGAGTACTCATCCATGCACAAGGGGTGCTTCTATGGACGTTGCCTCGGATTTCAG TTCACTCCAGCCATCCGACCCTGTCTCCAGACCATTGCTATCGGCCTTGTGGCCTTTGGAGAAAACTACAGACGCCATCAGTCAGGAATAG TGGAGGCAGCAGGTATTGCACCATACG GTGTAGCAGCCAGCTCTTTCTTTACCTCAGGAAAGTACGCCATTGACCCAGAGTTGAGAGGGGCAGAATTTGAACGCATCACTCAGAACCTGGACGTCCATTTCTGGAAGACCTTCTGGAACATAACTGAGACCGAGGTGCTGTCG agTCTCGCCAGTATGACATCCACTCAAGTGAAGGTGAACCGTGCTCTTTCTGTGCCTCCCGTGCCCTTTGACCTTCCCCTGGCGGCCAACCACAGAGCGTCTGTAACTGTAGCTCCACCGTCAGCGCACATCGGCACTGCTCCTGTTCAGATGAGGCTCATCTCTTATGACTTACGTGAAGGACAG gACAGTGAGACTCTGCTATCTCTCTCCCGATCTGAGGGGGGCGCCATCTCTCTGTCACTTGGGCTCAAGACCAAGCGCCTACCTTCATCTCCCTGCCTCCTGATCCACTTCCACGGGGGAGGCTTTGTGGCCCAGACCTCCAAATCCCATGAG CCCTATCTGAAGAGTTGGTCCCAGGACCTCGGTGTCCCCATCCTGTCAGTGGACTACTCTCTGGCCCCTGAGGCCCCCTTTCCCAGGGCTCTGGAGGAGTGTTTCTATGCCTACTGCTGGGCTCTGAGGAACCACCACCTACTAG GCTGGACGGGAGAGAAAGTTTGTCTGGCTGGTGACAGCGCGGGAGGCAACTTGTGTGTGACGACGTCGATGCGTGCTGCAGCCTTCGGTGTGCGAATGCCAGATGGCATCGTGGCAGCCTACCCGGCTACCCTGCTGACTGCCTACGCTTCACCCTCCCGTCTGCTAACACTTATGGATCCCCTGCTGCCGCTCAGTGTGCTCTCCAGGTGTCTCAGCGCCTACGCAG GCAATGAGCCGCAGGCAGAGAAGCAGGTAGAGAAAGTGAGCACACTGAGCTTGGTGAGGAGAGACACAGCTCTGCTGCTCCGAGATTTCCGACAGGGAGCGACCAACTGGATCCACTCTCTGCTGGATCCCAACAGAGCCTCAGCCTCCCCCAGCACAGATGCAGAGGCGGCACCGGGAGCCACTG ACACAGTGAGGAAGAGCATTTCAGAGGCGTCCATTTCTTCTCCTCATGCAGACCCCCCCGTACCATCAGAGTCCTCTGAGTTCCTCACCAGGAAATTATCTGTGAAGAGCCAGACTTGCCAGGACTTAGGATCCCACAACTCCACCTCCCACAGTGCACCACTGCTGTCTGAGCGCACT CCAGAAGATGTAAATTTCTTCCTCTCCAAGGATGCCGATTCCTCTATTTCCAGCGACCTGTCTTCAGTGGCCATACCACCCCCTGCTGGTGAGGAGGGATCAGAGGGGAGGGAGTTTCCCTTGGGGTTCGAACCACTGCGCTCAGAGCAGCTGGCTGAGATGAGGGTCGAGAGCTCTCCAGTGGTCAAGGATCCATTCTGCTCCCCTCTGCTGGCGCCCGATAGCATGCTGAAAGGACTGCCACCTGTACACATAGTG GCTTGTGCATTAGACCCCATGCTGGATGACTCTGTGATGTTTGCCAAGCGTTTGAGGAACATAGACCAGCCTGTCACTCTCTGCATAGTGGACGACCTCCCCCATGGCTTCCTCAGCCTATCGCAGCTCTCCAGGGAGACGAGGGAGGCTGCTAATGTCTGCGTGGAGCGAATTCGTGCTGTCTTTACCCAGAAGGAAACACCCCCTGAGCCACGCAAGCACCGCAAGCTGGAACGGACCGATAGGGGTGTGTCAGTCTCTTCTGGGGAAGCTGGTTCTCTCTTCGTCGGCCCCATTGAGGGAGGCGAGCTAGCTGTTGGGAGAGGGGCTAAAATGGCTGATGGGGAGGACTTGGTTGCTGTGGCAGCCCAGAATAACAGTGATGCTGGTGGTATTGGGGCTTAA
- the lipeb gene encoding hormone-sensitive lipase isoform X2, producing MASNKKSGGNSRFEKGVNGRRSSKHKEGPVVMDTKAVFAALYSVCEENATFFSGGAKGSQGDAAKRLVDTMNLIQEHARSLEPVISGFAAVYHHFDFDPHIPANGYRSLVKVVRCCLLHIIHKGRYITANRRSIFFRVAHNAGEMEAYCNALCQLRALLYLAQRMLHDNSHGNLFFQDESGLSESFVREYSSMHKGCFYGRCLGFQFTPAIRPCLQTIAIGLVAFGENYRRHQSGIGVAASSFFTSGKYAIDPELRGAEFERITQNLDVHFWKTFWNITETEVLSSLASMTSTQVKVNRALSVPPVPFDLPLAANHRASVTVAPPSAHIGTAPVQMRLISYDLREGQDSETLLSLSRSEGGAISLSLGLKTKRLPSSPCLLIHFHGGGFVAQTSKSHEPYLKSWSQDLGVPILSVDYSLAPEAPFPRALEECFYAYCWALRNHHLLGWTGEKVCLAGDSAGGNLCVTTSMRAAAFGVRMPDGIVAAYPATLLTAYASPSRLLTLMDPLLPLSVLSRCLSAYAGNEPQAEKQVEKVSTLSLVRRDTALLLRDFRQGATNWIHSLLDPNRASASPSTDAEAAPGATDTVRKSISEASISSPHADPPVPSESSEFLTRKLSVKSQTCQDLGSHNSTSHSAPLLSERTPEDVNFFLSKDADSSISSDLSSVAIPPPAGEEGSEGREFPLGFEPLRSEQLAEMRVESSPVVKDPFCSPLLAPDSMLKGLPPVHIVACALDPMLDDSVMFAKRLRNIDQPVTLCIVDDLPHGFLSLSQLSRETREAANVCVERIRAVFTQKETPPEPRKHRKLERTDRGVSVSSGEAGSLFVGPIEGGELAVGRGAKMADGEDLVAVAAQNNSDAGGIGA from the exons TGATGGACACCAAGGCTGTGTTTGCGGCCCTTTACAGCGTGTGCGAAGAGAATGCCACATTCTTCTCAGGAGGGGCCAAGGGATCGCAAGGTGATGCGGCGAAGCGGCTGGTGGACACCATGAATCTCATCCAGGAGCACGCTCGCAGCCTGGAGCCTGTTATCTCCGGATTTGCTGCGGTCTACCATCATTTTGACTTTGATCCGCACATACCTGCTAATGGTTATCGCTCATTGGTCAAG GTGGTGCGTTGCTGCCTTCTCCACATCATCCACAAAGGGCGCTACATCACCGCCAACCGACGCAGCATCTTCTTCCGAGTAGCTCACAACGCGGGAGAGATGGAGGCCTACTGCAACGCCCTGTGCCAGCTGCGCGCCCTGCTCTACCTGGCCCAGCGCATGCTACATGACAACAGCCATGGCAACCTCTTCTTCCAGGATGAAAGTGGCCTCAGCGAGAGCTTCGTCCGCGAGTACTCATCCATGCACAAGGGGTGCTTCTATGGACGTTGCCTCGGATTTCAG TTCACTCCAGCCATCCGACCCTGTCTCCAGACCATTGCTATCGGCCTTGTGGCCTTTGGAGAAAACTACAGACGCCATCAGTCAGGAATAG GTGTAGCAGCCAGCTCTTTCTTTACCTCAGGAAAGTACGCCATTGACCCAGAGTTGAGAGGGGCAGAATTTGAACGCATCACTCAGAACCTGGACGTCCATTTCTGGAAGACCTTCTGGAACATAACTGAGACCGAGGTGCTGTCG agTCTCGCCAGTATGACATCCACTCAAGTGAAGGTGAACCGTGCTCTTTCTGTGCCTCCCGTGCCCTTTGACCTTCCCCTGGCGGCCAACCACAGAGCGTCTGTAACTGTAGCTCCACCGTCAGCGCACATCGGCACTGCTCCTGTTCAGATGAGGCTCATCTCTTATGACTTACGTGAAGGACAG gACAGTGAGACTCTGCTATCTCTCTCCCGATCTGAGGGGGGCGCCATCTCTCTGTCACTTGGGCTCAAGACCAAGCGCCTACCTTCATCTCCCTGCCTCCTGATCCACTTCCACGGGGGAGGCTTTGTGGCCCAGACCTCCAAATCCCATGAG CCCTATCTGAAGAGTTGGTCCCAGGACCTCGGTGTCCCCATCCTGTCAGTGGACTACTCTCTGGCCCCTGAGGCCCCCTTTCCCAGGGCTCTGGAGGAGTGTTTCTATGCCTACTGCTGGGCTCTGAGGAACCACCACCTACTAG GCTGGACGGGAGAGAAAGTTTGTCTGGCTGGTGACAGCGCGGGAGGCAACTTGTGTGTGACGACGTCGATGCGTGCTGCAGCCTTCGGTGTGCGAATGCCAGATGGCATCGTGGCAGCCTACCCGGCTACCCTGCTGACTGCCTACGCTTCACCCTCCCGTCTGCTAACACTTATGGATCCCCTGCTGCCGCTCAGTGTGCTCTCCAGGTGTCTCAGCGCCTACGCAG GCAATGAGCCGCAGGCAGAGAAGCAGGTAGAGAAAGTGAGCACACTGAGCTTGGTGAGGAGAGACACAGCTCTGCTGCTCCGAGATTTCCGACAGGGAGCGACCAACTGGATCCACTCTCTGCTGGATCCCAACAGAGCCTCAGCCTCCCCCAGCACAGATGCAGAGGCGGCACCGGGAGCCACTG ACACAGTGAGGAAGAGCATTTCAGAGGCGTCCATTTCTTCTCCTCATGCAGACCCCCCCGTACCATCAGAGTCCTCTGAGTTCCTCACCAGGAAATTATCTGTGAAGAGCCAGACTTGCCAGGACTTAGGATCCCACAACTCCACCTCCCACAGTGCACCACTGCTGTCTGAGCGCACT CCAGAAGATGTAAATTTCTTCCTCTCCAAGGATGCCGATTCCTCTATTTCCAGCGACCTGTCTTCAGTGGCCATACCACCCCCTGCTGGTGAGGAGGGATCAGAGGGGAGGGAGTTTCCCTTGGGGTTCGAACCACTGCGCTCAGAGCAGCTGGCTGAGATGAGGGTCGAGAGCTCTCCAGTGGTCAAGGATCCATTCTGCTCCCCTCTGCTGGCGCCCGATAGCATGCTGAAAGGACTGCCACCTGTACACATAGTG GCTTGTGCATTAGACCCCATGCTGGATGACTCTGTGATGTTTGCCAAGCGTTTGAGGAACATAGACCAGCCTGTCACTCTCTGCATAGTGGACGACCTCCCCCATGGCTTCCTCAGCCTATCGCAGCTCTCCAGGGAGACGAGGGAGGCTGCTAATGTCTGCGTGGAGCGAATTCGTGCTGTCTTTACCCAGAAGGAAACACCCCCTGAGCCACGCAAGCACCGCAAGCTGGAACGGACCGATAGGGGTGTGTCAGTCTCTTCTGGGGAAGCTGGTTCTCTCTTCGTCGGCCCCATTGAGGGAGGCGAGCTAGCTGTTGGGAGAGGGGCTAAAATGGCTGATGGGGAGGACTTGGTTGCTGTGGCAGCCCAGAATAACAGTGATGCTGGTGGTATTGGGGCTTAA
- the lipeb gene encoding hormone-sensitive lipase isoform X3: MDTKAVFAALYSVCEENATFFSGGAKGSQGDAAKRLVDTMNLIQEHARSLEPVISGFAAVYHHFDFDPHIPANGYRSLVKVVRCCLLHIIHKGRYITANRRSIFFRVAHNAGEMEAYCNALCQLRALLYLAQRMLHDNSHGNLFFQDESGLSESFVREYSSMHKGCFYGRCLGFQFTPAIRPCLQTIAIGLVAFGENYRRHQSGIVEAAGIAPYGVAASSFFTSGKYAIDPELRGAEFERITQNLDVHFWKTFWNITETEVLSSLASMTSTQVKVNRALSVPPVPFDLPLAANHRASVTVAPPSAHIGTAPVQMRLISYDLREGQDSETLLSLSRSEGGAISLSLGLKTKRLPSSPCLLIHFHGGGFVAQTSKSHEPYLKSWSQDLGVPILSVDYSLAPEAPFPRALEECFYAYCWALRNHHLLGWTGEKVCLAGDSAGGNLCVTTSMRAAAFGVRMPDGIVAAYPATLLTAYASPSRLLTLMDPLLPLSVLSRCLSAYAGNEPQAEKQVEKVSTLSLVRRDTALLLRDFRQGATNWIHSLLDPNRASASPSTDAEAAPGATDTVRKSISEASISSPHADPPVPSESSEFLTRKLSVKSQTCQDLGSHNSTSHSAPLLSERTPEDVNFFLSKDADSSISSDLSSVAIPPPAGEEGSEGREFPLGFEPLRSEQLAEMRVESSPVVKDPFCSPLLAPDSMLKGLPPVHIVACALDPMLDDSVMFAKRLRNIDQPVTLCIVDDLPHGFLSLSQLSRETREAANVCVERIRAVFTQKETPPEPRKHRKLERTDRGVSVSSGEAGSLFVGPIEGGELAVGRGAKMADGEDLVAVAAQNNSDAGGIGA; the protein is encoded by the exons ATGGACACCAAGGCTGTGTTTGCGGCCCTTTACAGCGTGTGCGAAGAGAATGCCACATTCTTCTCAGGAGGGGCCAAGGGATCGCAAGGTGATGCGGCGAAGCGGCTGGTGGACACCATGAATCTCATCCAGGAGCACGCTCGCAGCCTGGAGCCTGTTATCTCCGGATTTGCTGCGGTCTACCATCATTTTGACTTTGATCCGCACATACCTGCTAATGGTTATCGCTCATTGGTCAAG GTGGTGCGTTGCTGCCTTCTCCACATCATCCACAAAGGGCGCTACATCACCGCCAACCGACGCAGCATCTTCTTCCGAGTAGCTCACAACGCGGGAGAGATGGAGGCCTACTGCAACGCCCTGTGCCAGCTGCGCGCCCTGCTCTACCTGGCCCAGCGCATGCTACATGACAACAGCCATGGCAACCTCTTCTTCCAGGATGAAAGTGGCCTCAGCGAGAGCTTCGTCCGCGAGTACTCATCCATGCACAAGGGGTGCTTCTATGGACGTTGCCTCGGATTTCAG TTCACTCCAGCCATCCGACCCTGTCTCCAGACCATTGCTATCGGCCTTGTGGCCTTTGGAGAAAACTACAGACGCCATCAGTCAGGAATAG TGGAGGCAGCAGGTATTGCACCATACG GTGTAGCAGCCAGCTCTTTCTTTACCTCAGGAAAGTACGCCATTGACCCAGAGTTGAGAGGGGCAGAATTTGAACGCATCACTCAGAACCTGGACGTCCATTTCTGGAAGACCTTCTGGAACATAACTGAGACCGAGGTGCTGTCG agTCTCGCCAGTATGACATCCACTCAAGTGAAGGTGAACCGTGCTCTTTCTGTGCCTCCCGTGCCCTTTGACCTTCCCCTGGCGGCCAACCACAGAGCGTCTGTAACTGTAGCTCCACCGTCAGCGCACATCGGCACTGCTCCTGTTCAGATGAGGCTCATCTCTTATGACTTACGTGAAGGACAG gACAGTGAGACTCTGCTATCTCTCTCCCGATCTGAGGGGGGCGCCATCTCTCTGTCACTTGGGCTCAAGACCAAGCGCCTACCTTCATCTCCCTGCCTCCTGATCCACTTCCACGGGGGAGGCTTTGTGGCCCAGACCTCCAAATCCCATGAG CCCTATCTGAAGAGTTGGTCCCAGGACCTCGGTGTCCCCATCCTGTCAGTGGACTACTCTCTGGCCCCTGAGGCCCCCTTTCCCAGGGCTCTGGAGGAGTGTTTCTATGCCTACTGCTGGGCTCTGAGGAACCACCACCTACTAG GCTGGACGGGAGAGAAAGTTTGTCTGGCTGGTGACAGCGCGGGAGGCAACTTGTGTGTGACGACGTCGATGCGTGCTGCAGCCTTCGGTGTGCGAATGCCAGATGGCATCGTGGCAGCCTACCCGGCTACCCTGCTGACTGCCTACGCTTCACCCTCCCGTCTGCTAACACTTATGGATCCCCTGCTGCCGCTCAGTGTGCTCTCCAGGTGTCTCAGCGCCTACGCAG GCAATGAGCCGCAGGCAGAGAAGCAGGTAGAGAAAGTGAGCACACTGAGCTTGGTGAGGAGAGACACAGCTCTGCTGCTCCGAGATTTCCGACAGGGAGCGACCAACTGGATCCACTCTCTGCTGGATCCCAACAGAGCCTCAGCCTCCCCCAGCACAGATGCAGAGGCGGCACCGGGAGCCACTG ACACAGTGAGGAAGAGCATTTCAGAGGCGTCCATTTCTTCTCCTCATGCAGACCCCCCCGTACCATCAGAGTCCTCTGAGTTCCTCACCAGGAAATTATCTGTGAAGAGCCAGACTTGCCAGGACTTAGGATCCCACAACTCCACCTCCCACAGTGCACCACTGCTGTCTGAGCGCACT CCAGAAGATGTAAATTTCTTCCTCTCCAAGGATGCCGATTCCTCTATTTCCAGCGACCTGTCTTCAGTGGCCATACCACCCCCTGCTGGTGAGGAGGGATCAGAGGGGAGGGAGTTTCCCTTGGGGTTCGAACCACTGCGCTCAGAGCAGCTGGCTGAGATGAGGGTCGAGAGCTCTCCAGTGGTCAAGGATCCATTCTGCTCCCCTCTGCTGGCGCCCGATAGCATGCTGAAAGGACTGCCACCTGTACACATAGTG GCTTGTGCATTAGACCCCATGCTGGATGACTCTGTGATGTTTGCCAAGCGTTTGAGGAACATAGACCAGCCTGTCACTCTCTGCATAGTGGACGACCTCCCCCATGGCTTCCTCAGCCTATCGCAGCTCTCCAGGGAGACGAGGGAGGCTGCTAATGTCTGCGTGGAGCGAATTCGTGCTGTCTTTACCCAGAAGGAAACACCCCCTGAGCCACGCAAGCACCGCAAGCTGGAACGGACCGATAGGGGTGTGTCAGTCTCTTCTGGGGAAGCTGGTTCTCTCTTCGTCGGCCCCATTGAGGGAGGCGAGCTAGCTGTTGGGAGAGGGGCTAAAATGGCTGATGGGGAGGACTTGGTTGCTGTGGCAGCCCAGAATAACAGTGATGCTGGTGGTATTGGGGCTTAA